Proteins encoded by one window of Macaca fascicularis isolate 582-1 chromosome 10, T2T-MFA8v1.1:
- the MRGBP gene encoding MRG/MORF4L-binding protein, whose translation MGEAEVGGGGAAGDKGPGEAATSPAEETVVWSPEVEVCLFHAMLGHKPVGVNRHFHMICIRDKFSQNIGRQVPSKVIWDHLSTMYDMQALHESEILPFPNPERNFVLPEEIIQEVREGKVMIEEEMKEEMKEDVDPHNGADDVFSSSGSLGKATEKSSKDKEKNSSDLGCKEGADKRKRSRVTDKVLTANSNPSSPSAAKRRRT comes from the exons AtgggagaggccgaggtgggcggcgGGGGCGCCGCAGGCGACAAGGGCCCAGGGGAGGCGGCCACCAGCCCGGCGGAGGAGACAGTGGTGTGGAGCCCCGAGGTGGAGGTGTGCCTCTTCCACGCCATGCTGGGCCACAAGCCCGTCG gtgTGAACCGACACTTCCACATGATTTGTATCCGGGACAAGTTCAGCCAGAACATCGGGCGGCAGGTCCCATCCAAGGTCATCTGGGACCACCTGAGCACCATGTACGACATGCAGGCACTG CATGAGTCTGAGATTCTTCCATTCCCGAATCCAGAGAGGAACTTCGTCCTTCCAGAAGAGATCATTCAGGAGGTCCGAGAAG GAAAAGTGATGATAGAAGAGGAGATGAAAGAGGAGATGAAGGAAGACGTGGACCCCCACAATGGGGCTGACGATG ttttttcatcttcaGGGAGTTTGGGGAAAGCAACAGAAAAATCcagcaaagacaaagagaagaactCCTCAGACTTGGGGTGCAAAGAAGGCGCAGACAAGCGGAAGCGCAGCCGGGTCACCGACAAAGTCCTGACCGCGAACAGCAACCCCTCCAGTCCCAGCGCTGCCAAGCGGCGCCGCACATAG